The Pochonia chlamydosporia 170 chromosome 1, whole genome shotgun sequence genome window below encodes:
- a CDS encoding ATP-binding cassette sub-family E member 1 (similar to Aspergillus terreus NIH2624 XP_001210306.1) has protein sequence MSDKLTRIAIVNSDKCRPRKCRQECKKSCPVVRSGKLCIEVTPESRLAFISESLCIGCGICPKKCPFDAITIINLPTNLENQVTHRYGPNSFKLHRLPMPRPGQVLGLVGTNGIGKSTALKILSGKLKPNLGRHDNPPDWEDVIKHFRGSELQNYFTKLLEDDLKAVVKPQYVDQIPKAVRGPEKSVKALIKSRASLGNAKEVAEVLELNHILDRDITLLSGGELQRFAIGTVCVQKADVYMFDEPSSYLDVKQRLSAAQIIRSLLRDDDYVIVVEHDLSVLDYLSDYICVLYGQPAVYGVVTLPHSVREGINIFLDGHIPTENLRFRDESLTFRLAETADDFVIDKSRAFNYPKMEKQLGNFRLRIDAGEFTDSEIIVMMGENGTGKTTFCRLLAGALKPDSKASVPDMRISMKPQTITPKFDGTVRQLFFKKIKQAFLNPQFQTDVVKPLKLDDFIDQEVKNLSGGELQRVAIVLSLGMPADIYLIDEPSAYLDSEQRIIASRVIKRFIMHSKKTAFVVEHDFIMATYLADRVIVFDGKPGIDAHANRPESLLTGCNTFLKNLDVTFRRDPTNYRPRINKLGSQLDQEQKMSGNFFFLEETPDKSS, from the exons ATGTCTGACAAGCTTACTCG TATCGCTATCGTCAACAGCGACAAA TGTCGCCCTCGCAAATGTCGTCAGGAGTGCAAGAAGTCCTGCCCTGTTGTTCGCAGTGGTAAACTCTGTATCGAGGTCACTCCCGAGTCCCGTCTGGCCTTCATCTCCGAGAGTCTCTGCATAGGGTGCGGTATCTGCCCAAAGAAATGCCCCTTCGATGCCATTACGATTATCAATCTGCCCACCAACCTCGAGAACCAGGTCACCCATCGCTATGGtcccaacagcttcaagctcCACCGTCTTCCTATGCCCCGACCGGGTCAGgttcttggtctggtaggaACCAACGGTATCGGCAAGAGTACTGCGTTGAAGATTCTCAGCGGCAAGTTGAAGCCCAACTTGGGCCGCCACGACAACCCCCCCGACTGGGAGGATGTTATCAAGCACTTCCGTGGATCTGAGCTGCAGA ACTACTTCACCAAGCTGCTGGAAGATGACCTCAAGGCTGTCGTCAAACCGCAGTATGTCGACCAGATCCCCAAGGCTGTTCGTGGCCCGGAGAAGAGTGTCAAGGCTCTCATCAAGAGTCGTGCTTCTCTTGGTAATGCTAAGGAGGTTGCCGAGGTCCTGGAACTTAACCACATCTTGGACCGTGACATCACTTTGCTCTCCGGTGGTGAGCTCCAACGATTCGCCATTGGTACCGTCTGTGTGCAAAAGGCCGACGTGTACATGTTTGACGAGCCTTCCTCGTACCTTGATGTGAAGCAGCGTCTGAGTGCTGCCCAGATCATTCGATCTCTGCTTCGAGATGACGACTACGTCATTGTTGTCGAGCACGATTTGTCCGTCCTGGATTACCTATCCGACTACATCTGCGTACTTTATGGACAGCCTGCTGTGTATGGTGTTGTGACTCTGCCTCACTCCGTCCGTGAAGGtatcaacatcttcctcgaCGGTCACATTCCCACCGAGAACTTGCGTTTCCGTGACGAGTCTCTGACTTTCCGTCTTGCCGAAACCGCCGACGACTTTGTCATTGACAAGTCCCGTGCCTTCAACTACCCCAAaatggagaagcagctcgGCAACTTCAGACTCCGCATTGACGCAGGCGAGTTTACCGATTCCGAAATTATCGTCATGATGGGAGAAAACGGTACCGGAAAGACGACCTTCTGCCGTCTTTTGGCTGGTGCCCTCAAGCCCGACAGCAAGGCCTCCGTCCCCGACATGCGTATCAGCATGAAGCCTCAGACTATCACGCCCAAGTTTGATGGCACTGTCCGccagctcttcttcaagaagatcaagcaggCCTTCTTGAACCCCCAGTTCCAGACCGACGTCGTCAAGCCCCTCAAGCTCGATGATTTTATCGACCAAGAAGTCAAGAACCTGTCCGGTGGTGAATTGCAGCGTGTTGCCATTGTTCTGTCTCTCGGCATGCCCGCAGACATCTACCTGATTGACGAACCCTCGGCCTACCTCGACTCCGAGCAGCGTATCATTGCCTCGCGTGTCATCAAGCGTTTCATCATGCACTCCAAGAAGACTGCCTTTGTCGTCGAACACGATTTTATCATGGCCACCTACCTCGCTGACCGAGTCATCGTCTTTGACGGCAAGCCCGGTATCGACGCCCATGCCAACCGCCCCGAGTCCCTCCTCACCGGCTGCAACACTTTCCTCAAGAACCTGGATGTTACCTTCCGTCGCGACCCCACCAACTACCGCCCCCGTATCAACAAGCTCGGATCTCAGTTGGACCAGGAACAAAAGATGAGCGGCAACTTT ttcttcttggaggagaCCCCCGACAAGAGCTCCTGA